The following are encoded in a window of Rhodopirellula islandica genomic DNA:
- the xrtU gene encoding exosortase U has product MTEDSPSIAPMRTKATPSPTAVRTPVLQSVWTWFWVALLTAGIPMLAVYFSRMWRLDHYQYFPFAIGAVAWLAWTRSDRYFYAPARLTSLALVVIGAVAMLSSWSLRSPWVMSIAFVCFSAACLAVMRGPNDKSLLVLALPLLLLIRLPLGYDQLLVIELQHLTTMMSSLLLDVLSIPHAVTHNVIELPSRELFVAEACSGIQSVFTMAFLSTLLVSVNRRKLWLAPLYLVIALILAVAGNVLRVTMVGVADQWMLLDLASGWAHDILGYTTLAISAFFLWSFDGLIMTFMHVTGTTSDEQPDNPILHLWNWFVDDGQNVDAVGEYYRNNQPIADPKQLGMQLQLARWMGRMQAKPFAIAMAVLGVVLISVSSSSAMKVAVVGVEEGAQGTFFDGLIFSPPIEMIETGNDGFELNEHQLARGGENPILGQNADSWMFDSLVGGNQVRGQFVISQTYADWHELCLCYENQDWRLLNRVLGQGDVSQLDLDTLESQPFAYALFGGDTEARGHLWYSAITQSGDFVYPPERPGQIGGRLAAASENMNEVIEPMMMLQLWIVAPKKLDTSTIDQIDEMFDGLRHKVALAVKAASRGESAAEMEALSTEVSP; this is encoded by the coding sequence ATGACCGAAGACTCTCCCTCCATCGCGCCGATGCGGACGAAGGCGACACCTTCGCCGACTGCCGTTCGAACCCCCGTGCTGCAATCCGTCTGGACTTGGTTCTGGGTGGCCTTGCTGACCGCTGGAATTCCCATGCTGGCGGTCTATTTCTCGAGAATGTGGCGTCTGGATCACTACCAGTACTTTCCGTTTGCCATCGGCGCTGTGGCCTGGCTCGCTTGGACACGTAGCGACCGCTACTTCTATGCTCCTGCCCGACTGACATCGCTCGCACTGGTAGTGATTGGCGCGGTGGCGATGCTGAGCAGCTGGAGCCTTCGATCTCCCTGGGTAATGTCGATCGCGTTCGTCTGTTTTTCGGCCGCTTGCCTGGCTGTCATGCGAGGCCCAAACGACAAAAGCCTACTCGTCTTGGCTTTGCCATTGTTGTTGTTAATTCGATTGCCACTTGGTTACGACCAATTGCTGGTGATCGAGCTGCAACACCTCACGACGATGATGTCGAGTTTGCTGCTGGATGTTCTCTCCATCCCCCACGCAGTGACCCACAATGTGATTGAACTCCCCAGTCGCGAGCTGTTTGTTGCCGAGGCCTGCAGCGGAATCCAATCCGTGTTCACGATGGCATTTCTGAGCACCCTGCTTGTCTCTGTCAATCGCAGGAAACTTTGGCTTGCCCCGTTGTACTTGGTGATCGCGTTAATTCTTGCAGTCGCCGGCAATGTTTTGCGAGTGACGATGGTTGGTGTTGCGGACCAATGGATGTTACTGGACTTGGCATCGGGATGGGCACACGACATTCTTGGCTACACAACCCTAGCGATTTCCGCATTCTTCCTATGGTCGTTTGACGGCTTGATCATGACGTTCATGCATGTGACCGGAACGACGTCCGACGAACAACCTGACAACCCAATTCTGCACCTCTGGAATTGGTTTGTCGACGATGGTCAGAATGTTGACGCGGTGGGTGAGTACTACCGAAACAATCAACCGATCGCTGATCCGAAGCAACTTGGAATGCAGTTGCAATTGGCAAGATGGATGGGGCGAATGCAGGCTAAACCCTTTGCGATCGCAATGGCTGTGTTGGGAGTTGTTTTGATCTCCGTGAGTTCATCATCAGCGATGAAAGTTGCCGTGGTTGGAGTGGAAGAAGGTGCCCAAGGCACCTTCTTTGATGGGCTGATATTCAGTCCACCAATCGAAATGATTGAAACGGGAAACGATGGATTCGAGCTGAACGAACATCAGCTGGCTCGAGGAGGTGAAAACCCGATTTTGGGTCAGAATGCAGATTCTTGGATGTTCGATTCACTAGTAGGTGGCAACCAGGTCCGCGGTCAATTTGTAATCAGCCAGACCTATGCGGATTGGCATGAACTCTGCCTTTGCTACGAGAATCAAGACTGGCGTTTGTTGAATCGAGTTTTGGGGCAGGGCGATGTCTCCCAACTAGATTTGGACACTTTAGAATCCCAACCTTTCGCCTACGCACTCTTCGGTGGTGATACAGAGGCTCGAGGTCATCTTTGGTATTCCGCAATCACTCAATCGGGAGATTTCGTTTATCCACCCGAACGTCCCGGCCAAATCGGCGGACGACTTGCGGCTGCCTCCGAAAACATGAACGAAGTGATCGAGCCGATGATGATGCTGCAGCTTTGGATCGTTGCCCCTAAAAAGTTGGACACCTCCACCATCGATCAAATTGATGAAATGTTCGATGGACTTCGGCATAAAGTTGCGTTGGCGGTAAAGGCCGCTAGTCGCGGGGAGTCAGCCGCTGAGATGGAAGCGCTCTCAACGGAGGTATCGCCATGA
- a CDS encoding tetratricopeptide repeat protein has translation MIRYFNPLQWFKWFGQWLVAWFRTIPWKRASTAVPALMLTVALAILLFVSTGESVSWRNQLIREQLASAFERDDYKTADLLIRRQIEEGDESAETLYRLAVARHQQDETEEAFALMRGLVAQQRDPRAARWLLQELYDQKKWTDLEDAEQREFGQLLQFLSEETPDDLGIKQAYADYLVRTNRQNQAIPYLVQLASVQPMRGLQAAMISRQAGEDDAATRYAETTLEKVQQLFAEEPASPQLAMANVQALLFLEKHADAVRLLNESIGRMKTKEHQAGLQQAMGETIVVWINKIEAEPNETVAERLRVLKMLQVALQYAPNNPRVLSLVADQVLKTLESDDKELSKIRSALVKGSSPGIANFIRGTAALLKGDPDRATLHLKLAAEHLPHSSAILNNLAVAMAEKEDGDLEQALQISEKAIESVSQPNPFFYETRGQILTKLGKHLEAIPDLERALAEESLANTAHESLAVCFEALGEEELAEEHRAAITDE, from the coding sequence ATGATTCGCTACTTCAATCCTCTGCAGTGGTTCAAGTGGTTTGGGCAATGGTTGGTTGCTTGGTTCCGCACAATCCCGTGGAAGCGTGCATCAACCGCGGTTCCGGCGTTGATGCTGACGGTTGCATTGGCAATTCTGCTGTTTGTTTCAACGGGAGAGAGTGTCTCCTGGCGAAACCAATTGATTCGGGAACAACTCGCGTCTGCCTTTGAGAGAGACGACTACAAAACTGCCGATCTGTTGATTCGGCGACAGATTGAAGAGGGTGATGAGTCCGCGGAGACTTTGTATCGCTTGGCCGTTGCTCGGCATCAGCAGGATGAGACAGAGGAAGCCTTCGCGTTGATGCGTGGTCTGGTGGCACAGCAGCGTGATCCGCGGGCGGCGCGGTGGTTGTTGCAGGAACTCTATGACCAAAAGAAGTGGACGGATCTGGAGGATGCTGAACAACGCGAGTTCGGACAATTGCTTCAGTTCCTCAGCGAAGAAACCCCAGACGATCTGGGAATCAAGCAAGCCTACGCGGACTACCTGGTTCGCACCAATCGACAGAACCAAGCGATCCCCTACCTGGTCCAGCTGGCGTCGGTGCAACCCATGCGTGGGCTGCAAGCGGCGATGATTTCTCGCCAGGCTGGCGAAGACGACGCCGCGACTCGCTACGCCGAAACCACGCTCGAAAAGGTGCAACAACTCTTTGCTGAAGAACCTGCCAGCCCACAATTGGCGATGGCGAATGTCCAGGCGTTGCTGTTCCTGGAAAAGCACGCGGACGCCGTGCGGCTGCTCAACGAATCCATCGGACGGATGAAGACCAAAGAGCACCAGGCGGGGCTGCAACAAGCCATGGGTGAGACCATTGTGGTCTGGATCAACAAGATCGAAGCCGAACCCAACGAAACGGTCGCCGAACGACTGCGAGTCCTCAAGATGCTGCAGGTGGCGTTGCAATACGCTCCCAACAACCCACGCGTGTTGAGTTTGGTGGCCGACCAAGTGCTCAAGACGCTGGAGTCCGACGACAAGGAACTTTCCAAAATCCGTTCCGCCCTGGTCAAGGGATCCTCCCCTGGGATCGCAAACTTCATTCGAGGCACGGCAGCACTTCTCAAGGGCGATCCGGATCGTGCCACGCTGCACCTGAAACTGGCAGCGGAACACCTGCCTCATAGTTCAGCAATTCTGAATAACTTGGCCGTTGCCATGGCCGAGAAAGAAGATGGTGATTTGGAACAGGCACTGCAGATCAGCGAGAAGGCGATCGAAAGTGTCTCCCAACCGAATCCGTTTTTCTACGAGACTCGCGGGCAGATCCTGACGAAACTTGGCAAGCACTTGGAAGCCATCCCTGACCTGGAGCGGGCGCTCGCGGAAGAGTCCCTGGCCAACACGGCTCACGAGTCCCTTGCGGTTTGCTTTGAGGCCTTGGGCGAAGAGGAATTGGCGGAAGAACACCGAGCCGCCATCACGGACGAGTGA